From a single Sparus aurata unplaced genomic scaffold, fSpaAur1.1, whole genome shotgun sequence genomic region:
- the LOC115578028 gene encoding uncharacterized protein LOC115578028: MAAMLVLVWLSSLVMMMMSSYAASAKIVTARSGEAVLLSSDLQETELEAGQDFRWTHPQLVVSTKKDDTCHNKHCELLKNGSLRLSQVQPADSGNYSLQVFSKSGILQSTKVFQLRVEDGSSSSSSSSSSSVLVPVLICCLLLLLFPIIFFILMRRRRRSQTTKTNTGHLEENVYVVMHGNHGKETKDAEKEEKEEDSHYVDCNRVVSMKTPVTQQMSVDEEDIYV, from the exons atggcagccatgttggttCTGGTCTGGTTATCAAgcctggtgatgatgatgatgagtagTTATG cTGCTTCTGCAAAGATCGTCACTGCACGCAGCGGTGAAGCCGTCCTGCTGTCCTCAGACCTGCAGGAGACTGAGTTGGAGGCTGGACAGGACTTCAGGTGGACTCACCCCCAACTGGTGGTGTCTACGAAGAAAGATGACACATGTcacaacaaacactgtgagCTGCTAAAAAATGGCTCACTGAGGTTAAGCCAAGTTCAGCCTGCAGACTCAGGAAACTACAGCCTGCAGGTGTTCAGTAAAAGTGGTATTCTACAAAGCACGAAAGTCTTCCAGCTCAGAGTGGAGG atggcagcagcagcagcagcagcagcagcagtagcagtgtGTTGGTGCCTGTGCTGATCTGCTGCCTCCTTCTGCTGCTGTTCCCTatcatcttcttcatcctcatgaggaggaggaggaggagccagaCGACAAAGACGAACACAG GTCATCTGGAGGAAAATGTTTATGTGGTGATGCACGGTAACCACGGCAAGGAGACAAAAGAtgcagagaaggaggagaaagaggaggactCTCATTATG TTGACTGTAATCGTGTCGTTTCGATGAAAACACCAGTCACACAACAGATGTCTGTAGATGAAGAGGACATTTACGTGtga
- the LOC115578029 gene encoding GTPase IMAP family member 9-like: MSAPGPHAILLVIKVGPFTAEERNAVRKVEEIFGEDAWKYTIILFTYGDRVKSDFEQMVNSVGPELQEILRKAGNRYHVFNNLKVNDRGQVLGLLEKVEKMLADNGGQFYSNKTYMEVVEMLNQREAELTELYQQKLAEEIQSVELKHKKMLSEVQEEHEKVEKRLQSELQEVKRYYHVLESGVRHVVEQMVPTDSMEDILKFHETLKLN, from the coding sequence ATGTCGGCCCCAGGGCCCCACGCTATCCTGCTGGTCATCAAGGTGGGGCCTTTTACAGCAGAGGAAAGAAACGCTGTCAGAAAGGTGGAGGAGATCTTTGGAGAAGATGCCTGGAAGTacaccatcatcctcttcaCATATGGAGACAGAGTGAAGTCAGACTTTGAACAAATGGTAAACAGTGTTGGACCTGAGCTGCAGGAGATCCTGAGGAAGGCAGGAAACAGatatcatgtttttaataatcTCAAAGTCAACGATCGAGGACAGGTCCTTGGCCTGCTGGAGAAAGTGGAGAAAATGCTGGCTGACAACGGAGGACAGTTTTACTCCAACAAAACCTACATGGAGGTGGTGGAGATGTTGAatcagagagaggcagagctcACAGAGTTGTACCAGCAGAAACTGGCGGAGGAAATACAATCTGTGGAGTTAAAGCACAAGAAGATGCTGAGTGAAGTTCAAGAGGAGCATGAGAAGGTGGAGAAACGCCTTCAGTCCGAGCTGCAGGAAGTGAAGCGGTACTATCATGTTTTAGAGAGCGGAGTCCGTCATGTTGTAGAGCAGATGGTGCCGACTGACTCCATGGaagacatccttaagtttcatGAGACCCTGAAGTTGAACTAA
- the LOC115578032 gene encoding GTPase IMAP family member 8-like: MDPGTNSDLTIVLLGNTGVGKSASGNTILGCQAFDSRPSFKSVTKNITEATEFVFDRQISVIDTPGIFYAKEKITAWCQDLLQSSKRCLFLVAVSVGRFTEEQEKALKATIEVLEAIDALKKSFLLFTNGDALTKMSLKDFIFEDEEGSLPDIVETFAGKYHLFNNVNGGQEQVKQLLIKSDHLQTGDQGSPASTSGVSVMLKETRIMLLGLPGRGKSASGNTILGSEQFKTDSGFDAVSTESICKSAEVTGQRVTVVDTPGFSDEVLSPEQLYIKIMESITETSPGPHAFVIVVRIGRMSRADYKLLQLLPNLFGSDALNYAMVLFTHGDELGGQSIDEKIQSSRSVKELVSMCGGRYCVFDNRRRRNRQQVQNFMKTIDDMVTANRGKNYTSDMFEMANTFINEAERDQQGQTAGTNETPRETARRRLRRWFKRRWLEIRRLFTACLCVNPHTSSDDEILQLLPTNQEETSQE, encoded by the exons ATGGATCCAGGGACCAATTCAGATCTCACCATTGTCCTTCTGGGAAACACTGGAGTCGGGAAAAGTGCCTCAGGAAACACCATCCTGGGATGCCAGGCATTTGATTCAAGACCTTCCTTTAAGTCAGTGACCAAAAATATCACTGAAGCAACTGAATTTGTCTTTGACAGACAGATCTCAGTAATTGACACTCCAGGAATATTTTATGCTAAGGAGAAAATTACAGCTTGGTGTCAAGACCTCCTTCAGTCCTCCAAACGTTGTCTGTTTCTGGTGGCTGTCAGCGTTGGACGGTTCACTGAAGAACAAGAGAAGGCCCTGAAGGCAACTATTGAAGTCCTTGAAGCAATAGATGCATTGAAAAAgagttttttgctttttacaaATGGTGATGCATTGACGAAGATGTCATTGAAAGATTTTATCTTTGAAGATGAAGAAGGCTCACTTCCAGACATTGTTGAAACATTTGCTGGAAAGTATCATCTGTTCAATAATGTAAATGGTGGACAGGAACAAGTCAAGCAGCTGCTGATAAAGTCAGATCACCTTCAAACTGGTGACCAAGGATCTCCAG cTTCTACTTCTGGGGTTTCTGTCATGCTGAAGGAAACAAGGATCATGCTGCTTGGTCTGCCTGGAAGAGGGAAGAGTGCATCAGGAAACACTATCCTGGGATCAGAGCAGTTTAAAACAGACTCTGGCTTTGATGCAGTCAGTACTGAGAGCATCTGCAAGTCAGCAGAAGTGACAGGTCAACGGGTCACAGTGGTGGACACTCCAGGATTCTCTGACGAAGTTCTCTCTCCTGAACAGCTGTACATTAAGATCATGGAGTCAATCACAGAGACCAGTCCAGGACCACATGCATTTGTCATTGTGGTGAGGATTGGCCGTATGTCCAGAGCAGACTATAAGCTGCTTCAGCTGCTACCAAACTTATTTGGAAGTGATGCGCTAAACTACGCAATGGTGCTTTTTACTCATGGAGATGAGCTTGGAGGTCAGTCCATTGATGAGAAGATCCAGTCTAGCCGCTCTGTTAAAGAACTGGTCTCTATGTGTGGTGGTAgatactgtgtgtttgacaacagaagaagaaggaacaGACAGCAGGTTCAGAACTTCATGAAGACAATCGATGACATGGTCACAGCTAACAGAGGAAAGAACTACACCTCTGACATGTTTGAGATGGCCAATACATTCATTAATGAAGCTGAAAGAGACCAGCAAGGCCAAACAGCTGGAACTAATGAGACACCACGAGAAACTGCACGGAGACGATTGAGGCGTTGGTTTAAAAGACGTTGGTTGGAAATCCGTAGGCTTTTCACAGCATGCCTCTGTGTTAATCCACACACCTCATCAGATGATGAAATCTTGCAGCTTTTACCCACAAATCAAGAAGAAACGAGCCAAGAATAG